Within Peromyscus leucopus breed LL Stock chromosome 7, UCI_PerLeu_2.1, whole genome shotgun sequence, the genomic segment ttttttcagTGCAATGTGGACATCCTTATTCCTTAAACTGTAGATGAAAGGATTCAACATTGGGCCCACAATGGTATAAAAAATAGTAGATACTTTATCATCATCCACAGACATACTAGAAGGCTTCAGATACATGAATGCTGAGGctccaaagaaaagagaaaccgcTATTACatgggagccacaggtactgaagGCTTTTGACCTACCCTCTGCAGAACGGATGCCAAGGATGTTGAAGAGTATCAAGGTGTAAGAAACAAAGATAGTCAGGCTGGGCACTATGACATTGACACCCACAACAATGAACACCACTAACTCATTGATGGCAATATCTGTGCAGGAGAGCTTCTGGAGAGGAGGTATGTCACACATGTAGTGATTGATGATGTTGCCATCACAAAAGGTCAGACTTAGCATGCTACCTGTATGGGCCATGGCTCCCACAAACCccatcacatacacacccaccaAAATCAAGTGGCAGACATGATGGGACATGGTGACCTGGTAAAGCAGGGGTTTACAGATGGCAGCATATCTGTCATAGGCCATGGCTGTCAAAATGTAGCATTCGTCAATaacaaagaagcagaagaaaaagagctgagTCATGCACTCAGCATGGGAGATGATGTTCTGCTTCACAAAACTCACCAGCATTTTGGGAGTTATGACAGAGGAGTAGCAGAGGTCTGTGAAGGCAAGGTTGAAGAGAAAGTAGTACATGGGGGTGTGCAGGTGAGGATTCAAAATAATCAGAATGATCAAGCCCAGGTTCCCCACCATGGAGACCACATAGATtcccaagaagaggaagaagagaggcagctgGAGCTCTGGCTCCTGTGTCAAGCCCAACAAGATGAACTCCTTCACTGAAGAGTCATTGCCTAAGGCCATTTTTCTCCCGGTCATATCTGTGAGAAGAGTAAAAAATcataacattaaaatgaaatcccAGCCCTATCCCAACTACACCATTAAAATGAGATTAAGAACCAGAGTAGAATGATAAGCTCAAGCTCACACTTCTGTGTGCCTTTGCTTTCTACATTTTATGGAAGTTCATGtacagaaataaacataaataaaagaaagggcATTTCCATGGGAATAATATTCAGGGAGCAAGTGACCATTTTTGGTTCTGCAACATCTCTGTTCTTCTGCTATCTTAAAAATCCATATCCCACATAATGTTCAATGATAATCTCAAAAGAGAAGACACAAGGCACATCAAAAACTCAAGGTTTAGAGAAAGTAAAACAAGCATGCATCTTATTAAATACTTACCCTTGTGCATGGGGAACTCCTAAGTGACCTCACAGACACTTCTCTACTCTCACAGATGGGCAAGTACCAAGTGACATTGAAGGTCCATAGActaaaacatatgtatatatgtatgtgtacatatatacatatacatttgtatgtgtgtatgtgtttttgcatatgtatatattcttttctGATGTTACTACATTTGCCTTTCTGGTAATgagggaaaataattttctactgGCAAAGTCAGAGCTATCACTTCTTGAGATCATGAAAAGCCATGAATGTAGATCATTATTTCTGGTGGTGACTTTTCCAAGGTTGTCCTCTATCACAGAGGTTGTTAAATACCATTCACTGATGTCTAAAGAGCCAACTAATTAAGACTCAAGAGAGATTTATAAGACTGTAATTTAGGAACctcattaaaaattgaaaagtttaTGTTTCCCAGGAATTTTCCACAAGAGATCACACTTTATTGCCATGATACTAAGGGATTAATTCAATAGTAACAACATTGGCTTATTGAAGgtatacagttttgttttgtatttatcatTTGGAAATTTTGTTCACATATACAATGTGTTTTCATCAAATTTACCCCTGCATCCTTCTTCTGAAATTCCTCCCCCAACCTCCAACCACTAACCTCCATATGACTTCATcttttattccttatttttttaacctattgAGTTCAGTCAGCAGTGCCAGTGGGCATATAAATGTAGGGATATCTATGTGAGTATAAGTACCCTCTGTGGGGTTCTTAAAACTGGCTATGTTTCTCCCAGTAGCTATACAATTGACAATAGTTGAGGTGGAACTTCATGATCATAGCCTTCTTCAATGTCtgtattttgtcatgtttgattttaCACGGGTCTTATGCATACTGTTACAACCACCGTGAGTTTATTTGAGCAGGGAACATGTTGAGTCTTAAAAACATTGTTTCAGTGAAGTTATCAATCACCTCTGGGCTTTACAATTTTCCCACCCCTAATTCACTTATGACCACTTAGGCTTAGGAGAAGTGTTTGATATAGAGGTCCGATTTAGGATTCAGCACTCCCAGGCTCTTATTCTCTGCCTATTTCCAAGATAAGAATGTCTGTTTTAATCACTATATACTGTCAaaagaagcctttctgatgaaGATTAAGAGATGCATTAATCCATGGGTACATGTATAATAGAAATTTATTAGAAGTCAGTTTAATTCTTTATCCACAgtagaaatacataaaaacagtACTTCCCTAGAACCTAGAACCTATCTAGTCTGAGGTAGTTAATGCCATGAATTTTCTAAGAATGAGTTCTGCCTGTGGGGCAAGTCTGAAGTCCAAAAAGAaactggttggttactcccacaacacTTGTACCAGTATAGCACCAGAGTGTGTATTCTGCAGGTTCAGCAATTATTGTATCTCTCAAGAGTCACAGCTATGTATAATTGATTATTACTATTTCCCTGTGATAGCCTGCGTAGACTTTAAGCACTATAGAAGCTAGAAAATAGGGATAAAACTTCTAGGCAGATACAagctttatttctccatgttATAACTTGAATATATGGTATCTTCAAGATTCACATCTCACCATCAAGTAAGGGGCATAATCAAGAGcagtggcaatagcctgtaatattGGGGTGTTCTATGGAACATAACCGGCCTACATTGCCAAAAAATGTAGCCCATTCCTGAATCTCAGTTTTTCTTTGATAGTCCAGAGTGTCTAGTAGGAACACTGTCTCCCAATTTTAGGATAACTCCACTAATTCCTTTTTATCCATGAATATATATTAAGAAGCTTATACAGTAGTAAGAATACACATGACTTTCTCAAAGGCCTTAATGTTAGTTATCTCTCCTCAAACTCCTCCGTCTATATTGCCCTCCCATATCTTGTCCAACTCAATCCTCCTGCTCCATTATTCTCCATTCTTCCTTCATACCACCTGTGTTCCAGATTTACTCACATTTTTCCCTGTTAACTTGGGCACTTTCCAAATAGAAAACCAAGAAAACCTGTCCAATTATTAATGGGTTCACTATACTTTGCATCAGTAGACAAAATCCTATGTGTTTGTTGATAATAGCTTCTTTCATACATATCACACATATTTCTTCATCAAAGTCTGTGATGTCAAAGGAATTTTATCTGTTTTACTCACAGCTACTTCTGATGCACTTAAAACAATTAAACTTGATATAGGCCAGGGGTGTCTATAAAAATGTATAGAAGCATGAATAAATAATCATCCTTTGCAGTTCTCTAAGAATATATACACGGGATATTGCTCACAAAGAAGTTTAAGAtgtcagtgctcttaaatatACACAAGAAGGTGGAGAGCAATGATATCCATAAAGAATGTACAGCCACAGACAATACCCAGAGGCCATCAAGGTAATTCCAGATTGGAGTTactaagacaagaaaaaagaaaaagaaaaagtcatagtTCTCATCCATGAATATCACCCTGCTTTTCTGAATAATACTGAGATAACCCCATATCTTTTTCCACAAATAGTTGCATAGACAGAGATAAGAGGAACATTTGTAAAAGTGTGCAATAATAAGGTTTGAACTGCCAAAATCTATGTCCTGTTCCTTTTGTAATGGCATTGTGAGCCATTAAaaggtttttattcttttgtggcACAAACTGAAACCTTAAAGGACTCAGAAAGATTGAGATGGCCTGAGAACACTGGGGAAATGACCATCACTAGAGAAAGGGAAGTAGCATGAGGTGCAGAGCAACTACAGCAGTGGGAAGAGAAGACATGGTGAGAGCCAGGGAGTGAGGAGGAAGtacatgaaagcagaaatgaagtggaagagaggaggaaagggaaaagaaggtCCCTGAATTAAGAGTAACACTATGAGAAGTTCtgataaacaaaaaatataaaaaagacacTGCAAGAGAGGATTCAGCAAGTCTTCTAGTAAAATGgatacaggaaaacaaaaggaacaaaatttGCGAAGACACTAGCCTACAAGCTGATGAAATTGTGAAGTTGTCACAAGCAGAAGTTAGAAAGAGTGAATATGGCTAAATTTTTACATTGAACCTTGAACTGGACATGAAAGTACAGATCTGAAGTAGGACAATGTACCAAGAAGACTGAATGAATTCAGAAACAAATGTCAGAACATGAGAAGAATCACGGATCACTTCTGTAAATAACAAACACAAGAATGCTGAAGtctatgaataaaagaaataatagagcagacagaattttttaaaaaaaaaatgaaatacccCAATTACAGATGTTTTTCTGTTTAGGATGAAAGAAATACAGTAACTACAAAAGTGAACCTCAATTATTTCTCACTCTCTAAAATTACTGAGGGAACAAAATGCCTTAGGGCGAACTTAAAATGATCCCCACAGGACAGACATTCCTTGGGGGTCCCAAAGTGATCAAGACTTTGTGATTCACTAAATATGTTCTATACAATGTTACAAacatttttgttggttggttttctttttattttttttattcaattctcTTCTCCAGCAACATACAAAGTGACTTCCAGTACTATGAATGTTCTAGCTGGGTACCAGctggatttctccatgttcaatgacataAGTGGTGTCAGCAATAAGACCTTATCATGTTCTTGGGAAAAACCAACAATGTCTTTATCAATGGCCTGTGAGGTCAGAGAGACCTGTCTATAGGACCATATTGGTCAACAAGTTAAAACAATGCAACCCATTCCTGGGACTGGAAGTTTTAGTTGGTGGCATAAAATGGCTAGTTGAGGTACTGTGTTCTACATTATATGGTGACTTCATTTAAATTCCATTCTATGTATTAGGACTCTTCTATAGTAGAAAGTTTTGTTGTGGCTTTCCAAAAGGCCTTTTCTGTTAGTTGTCCCTCCACATATTCTCTGAGAACTTCATATATGTATTCAATGTGTTTTGGTTATATCAACTCCcattccttctccagctcctcttaCAGCCTGCTGCCACATCCTCCTCTCAAATTTATGTCCTCTTgtaataacccactgagtcaaaTCAGTGCTGTTGTATCATCATGgctaaagaaaactaactctccctAGCCTTGTAGCCCTATTAGGTGATATAGGAACATGAAGTATGGAGATAAGAGGGGCTCATGAACCCATACCCCTAACTGTGGAACTATTGAGAGTTGATACTTCCAAGTGGGGAGAGAGTCATTTTTCATTAAGGATATAATCCCTGTTAATTCAACCATGCTCAGGAGGAATCAGGTGAATATCATCAAAGTCTGCAGTTTGCCCAGCAGTTTTTCAGTCTTGTTTAGGCTCACTATGTTCACTTCCctaccttttggaatggtaatgcatatcctgtgtcattatatgttggaagatTATGATCtgctgttttatttgattttacaggTATTAGTGTTAAGAGATTGCAataatctcagaagagacttgaaCTTTATACTTTTAAGTAAGTTTAAGAAGGCTATAgtctatggggacttttgaagttggacggAATGCATTTTTGCATGATGATATGCCTTCAAGCTTTTGTGGGCAaaggaatggaatgtggtggGTTAAAGAACATTATTCAAAGGGAGTGTTACTACTAGGAAGTGGAGCTTTGtaaagtaggtgtggcctccgtggaggaagtgtgtcactgtggggtaggctttgagttcTCCTTTGCTCAAAGTACtaccagtgagacagaccacttcctgttgccttcaaaaAATGAAGGACATTTGACTACTTCtgcagcacc encodes:
- the LOC114684945 gene encoding olfactory receptor 145-like; this encodes MTGRKMALGNDSSVKEFILLGLTQEPELQLPLFFLFLGIYVVSMVGNLGLIILIILNPHLHTPMYYFLFNLAFTDLCYSSVITPKMLVSFVKQNIISHAECMTQLFFFCFFVIDECYILTAMAYDRYAAICKPLLYQVTMSHHVCHLILVGVYVMGFVGAMAHTGSMLSLTFCDGNIINHYMCDIPPLQKLSCTDIAINELVVFIVVGVNVIVPSLTIFVSYTLILFNILGIRSAEGRSKAFSTCGSHVIAVSLFFGASAFMYLKPSSMSVDDDKVSTIFYTIVGPMLNPFIYSLRNKDVHIALKKTLKKRIFT